In Glycine max cultivar Williams 82 chromosome 15, Glycine_max_v4.0, whole genome shotgun sequence, the DNA window TATCTTTGACGattaaataattctttttaaataatacggagttctaatatattaaaacatgtAAATTCTGATatgaactttatttatttataaaatatttgtatttgaaTATGTGAAATGGTTTTCGTGCTAACCAATTAAATCAGTaaacataatttactttttattcatAGAAACCCAACTCTAATATTAAGAAATTTCTAACGGATGAAGTAATTGAGCTAAACTTTttgatagtaaaataaaatatatatgtgaatgAATTTTGTTAATTCTCAAATTACCAGAGAaactcaattttaatatatgataaaattcaaaatttgaatataaggaactcagtttttttttattaagaagtaaaattccttaattaaaaatataaaaactaaaattacacgAATGTGAAAGTAGAAGGACCCTAACTGGATTTACAACCAAAATGAAGGTTTGGAAACTAGTGACTATCGAGTGCACAAATAACCAACCCAACACGGAAATataatactataaaaaattgtcaaaagacaaattaaaaaaaaaaaaaagttatattaatgcATGAATCCGAATCCACCGCTTTGAGAGTCTGTTTCGGTCACAGCAGAGCAGAGAGTAGTAAGAAGACACTGCACAGATCTGAGTGGTGACTGAAGGAATCTAGCTTCTTTCATTTCTCATCACTATTCTTAGGTATTTCCTTCAATCTTCCCCTTTCTCCATGCTCATCACACTTTGCTTATGATGCACTCTATTTACTAAATTGTTTACTTGCTTCTGAGGTATATCCCTTACTCAATTCGATTCGTTTCGTATTTGTACCCGATTACAGCTTAACCCCCTTTTCTGGCTTTAGTTCCTTTGGATCGATTTGCTTTTACTTATTCACCTTTTATGGTTTAACTTCTGATTCAGTTGTTGTGTATTTCTACTTAAGCTTAGAGTAGTCAGTCCCTATGAACATcgtttttcttaataaatgagTGATGGATTCGTTAAATAGGATTAGCAATTTCCCACGTTATGTGTTCTGTGGGAAGTGATatgaaaacttcaaaaaaaaaaaaaaagttttgtcaTACAGGGTTTGATGGAATTGTTAGGCGAATTTTGCCTTGTGTAACTTTGGTACTTGGCACTGCAGAATATGCTGTTTCCTTGTGCTAATCACATCGCTTTAATTGGAATCTGTGGAGAGATGGCACAAGATTCTTGTTAGTTGTTATAAGTATGCAGTGTATCTTGTATCGTATTAATAACTGACCATGCTATGTGGAGCCTTTTAGCATTTATTATTACGCGGTGCTTATTATTTATTCCTCAACTAATGTTAAATGAGTGGCCTTggtttcaagaaaaaaattatctcttggAAAACAGCTTAGGCAGCAGATACTTACTGTCATACTACTTTGGCACCagaaacaatttaatttatttgaaaaaccaCAACTGAGCTTGTTGCCAAAACTTGTGATAGGTCTGAGGGCTCATTGCCATTATCATGTCAAGGAGGCCAGTAAATCCTTCGCGTCGGTTAGGTGATGGTGGAAGTATACCATTTGCTGCATCTATCCGGTCTAAATCTCAAAACTCTCCCCTACTATCTATTGGGCTTGTCATTGTGGTATGTTTTCTTCGAAATATGTATCTCAACACGGAAATAGTACGACATAATTTGTTTTACTGTGCAATGGttctttgtgtttgtttgatgtACCATGTGTGCACCAGACAGATCCTGCATTTGAGATATTTCCTACTTTTTCCTCCCTCTGTTTCTAAATCAGGATACAGTTTTCTCAATTTACTTTATCTAGTATATTCATCAATGCTTGTCGTCAACCCATACtgtatttaataaattgatatttacaAATTTTCAGGGTGCAATCCTTCTGATTGGTTATTGTTACAGCAATTCAGGTTAGTAACTAAGCTCTGTTAACTTGAagtgtggatccctcataaagaaaaaaatctttaatcaaataataagagaaggattttgaatttttcaccATCCAAACATTGTGTTTCAAATACCAAATTGTGTGAACTTTGGACTCTGGATACGGTCTTTTAGACCTACAACTTCCTTGGGTTTACAAAGTTTGAGTCCAGACTATGTATATTAAGAGAATGTTACAGTCAAGGAACAACGAAACAGCACAGTGGAGTGCCCAAAATGAATGCGCTCAATGTAGCATTGTAACTGAAAAAAAATGAGcaatacaaatgaaaatatttttatcaactcTGGCCTCAAGCTATACACAAGGAGTGATAAGACAAGTTATCCATAATCAGTAGCAGAgctagaggaaaaaaaatttagagtttTGCAGAGGCCATgctttaaaagttaaaaaaaaaaaacctttgtaAACTTTCATATTTTGAAAGAGTATTGAGGTGGCTAAATCCCTTCCGTTGTTTAACTGTGTGCCTCCCCTGCCCACAAGCTAGGCACACAGACAGGTAGTCCAGTTTAGAAGAGTGAAAATAAATCCTCTTCTGAGTTTGGCtgaatagattatttttttgaatttacaTCCACCAGATTTGGTGAATTAGCCAGACTTGTTAAGGGAACTGTGTTAATTCCTCTATCACCTTGTATAACGCAGTAAAGATTTTAATGTAAGTTATGTCTTAATAGGAAACCAAACAAATACTAGTTACATTGGCATGTTGATCAATGCATATTGCACTTGCCTCATAGATCCTAGATCTAGTCTTCTTGTCATTGATCATTCAGTCATTCTTAATTTGTCAGCTTtatcaagaaaatatttatgtaaaatacgAAGAATATTGGCAGACATCACTGCATAAACTAACAATGAAGATATTCTGTTTTGTGAACTCGCTATAAAATTCCATTGATACTGATATTCACTCTGATTTGTTTGGTCACATGGCAGGTGGAGCTAGCGGTGGTATTAAGGATGTAAGTAAACTTGAAGGTAAATAAAACTGTCTTTttgtcatttaaaaatataatgctTACAGAACATTTTCCATGTAAGAAATCATGTTTATATGAAACTATGGTAAACTGGCAAAGAATCATTGAAATTTCTCATTTCCTTTAAATTGTGTTAATGCTTtgagtgttttattttttttaattttgttggtgTCTCCCATCAGCATGcacattttgttttttgaactTCTGGTTTCATCCCATAACTTGTTCTTGTGTGGATGGTATGATCTAAAACTAGAAAGTTGTTGGCTGTTTTGGTATCATTTTGACATACATGATACATGTATAGATTGGATTATGCATCTTAGTCTAccttcaaaatttcaatttattaataacttcTGCTGGTTTATGGTATATTTGATTTTAGGAAAAATGTTCAACTATCATTTCCTTAAAATTGTATCAATTCAACTTTTGCCAACATCAAGAGGAAATAAAACCAACGAAGAGCAAGAGGCATGGAGTTTATTTTTCCCATTTCGAATCCAATTTAGAAAATTTGTATGTAAAATTTTCTCTTGAACCcaataacattaattttgttaatattttctacatttaatgaaaatggaaacagaaaatgcagaaaCCAAATAGGCACTTATTATTGTCCTAAACATATGAGCAAATAAAGATTAGGCTACTTGCTGATACTGTATTTTTGTCTGTATGGCTGTTGTATATACACTCTTACTGGGAACTGGATGATACTGCCTCACAATATGTTAGGCATTATAAACATCTTTTTGTACTATAAGTTGGTGGCTTGGTGCATATTCATTGATATTTAATATAGAATTGttgatttcaaatttgataCAATTCTTAGCAATTCAAACAGCTCTAGTGTGCATGTGCAGGTGGTGCATCATGCTCATCAGAAGTCCTACAAGCATTGCCCGTTTTGAAGAAATCATATGGAGACAGTTTGCACAAGGTTTTGCATGTTGGCCCTGACTCTTGTTCTGTGTTATCTAGTTTGTTAGAAGAAGAGGATACTGAGGCTTGGGGAATAGAACCATATGAGTTAGATGATGTTGGTGCAAAGTGTAAAAGTCTTGTACGCAAGGGCATTGTGCGTGTGGCTGATTTGAAGTTTTCTCTACCCTACCGTGCAAAGTCATTTTCTCTGGTTATTGTGTCAGATGCATTGGATTACTTATCTCCAAGATACCTGAATAAAACCCTGCCAGAGTTGGTGAGGGTGTCTGCTGATGGTGTTGTTATCTTTGCAGGTACATTCCCCTGTGAAGCTTCTGTTCTATTAGTTTATGCTTTTGCACATTTGAATTTAGTATAATGGATTTATCTTAGGCATTTATTAGGGCATATTTATTTGGCTGCTTAGGGTCACATTCACCAAGAGCTAGGCAATTCCAGTCATGATAAACTGTTAATTTTAGCAGTTTTTTATTGTCTACAAATCAtgatcttttacttttatcattCACAAGATCACAATTCATGTTGGATGTAATAGAAAATTGAGTTCTACTGTGATTCCCTTGACTTCTTTCTCCTGATTTCTCATTTTCATGCATAGGTTATCCAGGTCAACAGAGAACTAGAGGTGAAGAAGTGGCCAAATTTGGTCGTCCAGTAagttactgtttttttttattgaattttgatgCTTTGTTTACAACATGGGCATTTAAGCTACATGCAATTGCATTGTTAATGACTCATGACTCCATCATCAACTAAATTACATGTTTACCCattgtgcatttttttgggTACTATATAGGAGAGAGATATTGGTGGTTAGTTTAAATAACTGGATGAAAgggttgtaaaaataattttattaaaaggaCAAAAGGAAAGGATCTAGAAAATTGTAGTCCTAGATTGAAATAAAGGAAACTTAGATGAGCAGAAAGAGAATGATAAATTACCAGAATGCATCAGGAAGTCTTGgagatagatatttttttttaacagattgTACCATCTTCCTCTCTATATATTGGTATTAAGGGATTTATTAATTGAaacaaatggtttttttttctctatacttttcaagcatttagaagaaaaaatgtaaGATTAGGAGAAGTCTTTGAGCTGATTTCAGttcaaaagagagaagagagtgaATTGGTTATAATAGATAGATTGGAGCCTTGGGCTTGGgcaatatcaaattaatttgatttgtggaagaatataaatatgaatttccTTGACAGTTGATATCACGTTCATTTTGATgttcataaataataattattgttgCCTAAactttagaaaacaaaatattggTCAGTAATACACTCTTAAAAATATTGGCCAAGATCTAAGCATATCGCACATGTCATGGTAATAATGTGAAGTTATTGACTAGTTAGGTATTACCCAAAATAAAGTCATTAATTCAGCTTCTCCCTTTTTGAGATTTGATATTCTTTTATGAAGGCCAAATTGCGCAGCTCATCTTGGTGGATAAGGTTTTTCGTTCAGTCTAGTTTAGATGAAAATGAAACTGCTGGAAAGAAGTTTGAACAGGCTTCAGCCAAGAAGGCATACAAGCCAGCATGCCAAATTTTTCACCTCAAATCATACCCTTGAAATTTCACTGTCTTATTTGTATACTCCACTTAATGGTTAGAAGCCATGCTGATGAGATAGGCATCTTCAGCACCCGAAGGGTAAAGTTCCATATATGCTGTTGAAATTATAGTTCGATGGTGAtgacatattttatttagattcaattattaaactatttttgtCTTGGATAGTGTTCCTCATGTTTTTGTATTCACAACtgctatttattatttagaaaaatttctaatttgaCACATTTACTTCATCTATAGTATATGATGGGAAAACCATATTTGTTTAAGTCTCTTTTCAGCAAAATTTCCAGAATTTCATTCATTTCCttgctaaaataattttcaatcatcaaGTATTCTGCACAATGATCTTGCCAGCTATAGCGTATGGCTGCTTACGTGTGAGAACATAGAGCAACGAGTGTAGCTGCGTACCTCATCCATTTTAGTTTATGAAATGCCAACCACACATAATTTCACAATTTGGATTTAGTTCGTCTAATTTCTTTTATTCCATCAGCTTCCACTGATGTGAAGTGATGCAATTTTATATTGgtgataatttctaattaattaaaagtacaaaaaaatattacattaactATATATACTTATTAGTTATTAAACTGTTGCTAAGGATTAAAGATAGTCGTAAAACGGAAgtgacaaggaaaaatttaacGAAATTAACGGATTAACTTTCGCCGCAAAGATGGACTAGAGTCACGAGATGATGGATGATGGAGGGGAAGTGAAAGTAAGGGCTCAAAGACTGAGAAGGAGCAATGAATAGAAGATTAAAATTTTCCATGCAAAACTAAAGATATAAccgttttcatttttaatatcaaaatctatattattgttagaatttattttaaatatatttatgtaaaagGATTACTATCAATCAACTgtgaaagaaaacataaatcttatttctagaaaaaaaatattaaatcatatatacacgggtaaattaaaagaaagaaaacagaagttaACTACAGATATAAAGCTAACTAACTATATATTTAGACATAAAAATCTTTATACGGTCAATGCATGAAAATTGAACCCAGTAAGTTAAATGTGATATTGTGAGTGTTTGTTTTACAGTTGCATtggaaaaattatattgttaaagGAAAGCTTTTTTCTAAGTGTTTAAAAATggcatattatttttaaaaatttaatttgagaaaACTTGTACACTCTGTATAATATCgagttaaatatataaatgtgatATGATAACTATAAAATATGTGATACTATAATCTGTGGTGGGTGATATCCGTATCTTTAATTATTCGATTTTTTAAGAGGTCTTTAATGATTTGATAAACATATATAGTTATTATAAGAAAGTTAAGAGCAACAGTCAGAAAATATTCAACAACAGttgtaagatatatatatatatatatataaagacaaTCACAATCAttccataattttaatttaatgccTCATAGCTCAAGTccaaaagcaaaaagagaacaagaaaGTTCAGACGCCCTTAATTGTGACATTATACCCAATTTTCTAGTCTATAGAAATGATCTTGGGCACCGGCGGACTTACATGGCTCTGAGGGTGTGCACTTGCAcctcctattttttaaaattaatcaaatttataaataaaattttatatttttatattttattttatttatatttatataattgaacccattaattttattttttataatttgtacccACTAACTTAGGGTCTTATCAGCCACTTACGTTAGCCTTCCGAGATTTATGGCCAGAAGTCATGGAGAAGCATGTGAAATCTTGGGTCCCTCTCCACATAATAATATTGCTAGGTGCTAGATTCATAACATGTGACTATCAATTACATTACATGTAGTGGTACGTGATAGTGATATGTTTGAGTCATACTTGCAATAGTAGGAAGAGAGTTAGTCACATGCACGGGTTTACTGTTAAACGGTTGCTTCAATAACTaagcaaaatatatattattattaaagaatTGCAAAATGAAGACTATTATATGCAACAAGgccggtaaaaaaaaaattatatgcaacaagatttttttaataaaaagatgtACTGTCTGTTTAAGTTGATTGAATTTTATGATATACACATAATGGAAAAcgatcatatatatatttcataaagGATTTTCAACTTAACAAAATTTGATGATCTCACATAAAGCATTCATTTACACAAACTtatctaaattaatttgaaagcTGAATTATCctgtatatttctttttgtcaaTTACCCTTAATAATTTTCTAGTAAAATGGATTCGTGCAGCAAGTattatacaatatatttttcataaatagaaTCTTATACACAAATTTTCTGGCGTACGTATGCATTATCCTCATTTTAGTATATACCACATATATTGTCCactaaatacttatttttatttttctaataaaatggATTCGTGCAGCAAGTATTAAACGGTaatgtttttcataaaatatttagaattttatACACAAATTTTTTCATGTATGCATTATATTCATTTTAGAATAGGCGACACGTATCTTTATCAAATAggtatatttctttatttacaGTGACATATgccatttttaatataattttttaataatgatatataattattatagaaaacAAAACTCTTTATGCACCAATTGATCTAGGCATCCGGTGATATACATGGATTGCATTCAagttataataaagaaaataaaaaatattaatagttaaCTAAGAATTAgagttatttattttcttcttttttatttataaaaaacccttctattgttaaaatatatttaaaattcatgataattaaatgaaaattttcaaagaaagaaaatatagttCAAATGCTTAaggaaaaaatcaatataaaataaatttattttctctctgtATTAAATTTACGATTCTTTCTAATAATTgacaatttttaaagaaaatattggcCATACACTGaatcaaaaacaaataaaacaattttctgTAATTTTTATAAGGGTAAAATATGTAATGCAtattacatttatattttttcttatatcatttttttatcactttataTTATAGTTTGACTTTTATAAaacaccttttttttataaataattattttattatttcgcAAACAAAGTCAATATCGCAAGaacataaatacatttaaacccttcttaaaataataataaatgatattattgttaaaaaaataattaggagagaatttataatttattatatagctTTTCCCCCAAAATAAGACTTTATAGAATTAAATTTAGTGGGAAGATAAtaactagttaaaaaaaaacccaGTTGCTACAGTGACTTCTAGACAAGATTTTAAAGGTTAGATTAATAAAGAGAAGAGATAGTGAGAAAGTAGTGAGTTTAAATCTCACTactaaaaactaataattaatatttatacaaaactaaaagaaaaaataaaaacagtggCATGTAGATAAAAGAGATAACTATAAGTggacaataaaatataatatttttaattatacttttactTATGGCTATACAGAATCAAACGCGCCTTTTGTCTGAATTCTGTATCTAATActcttatttatcattttaccttttccccttttacttttttcaGCTAATTTATTTTGTCTTATCATTTCATTTAGTTAAAGTAATGAAAGGAGCATCAAATaggtatatatttctttatttacagtgacttatgtaatttttttatataaattttacatcatgaaaattaaaattaatgtttttatcaCTTATCTATTGTTAATACTTCTTCCTTTTCA includes these proteins:
- the LOC100800870 gene encoding Probable pectin methylesterase CGR2-like — translated: MSRRPVNPSRRLGDGGSIPFAASIRSKSQNSPLLSIGLVIVGAILLIGYCYSNSGGASGGIKDVSKLEGGASCSSEVLQALPVLKKSYGDSLHKVLHVGPDSCSVLSSLLEEEDTEAWGIEPYELDDVGAKCKSLVRKGIVRVADLKFSLPYRAKSFSLVIVSDALDYLSPRYLNKTLPELVRVSADGVVIFAGYPGQQRTRGEEVAKFGRPAKLRSSSWWIRFFVQSSLDENETAGKKFEQASAKKAYKPACQIFHLKSYP